A genomic region of Clarias gariepinus isolate MV-2021 ecotype Netherlands chromosome 23, CGAR_prim_01v2, whole genome shotgun sequence contains the following coding sequences:
- the golt1a gene encoding vesicle transport protein GOT1A — protein sequence MRSWREIGVGLSGFGIFFLLFGVLLYFDSVLLAFGNILFLTGLACIIGLRRTAHFFFQRQKFRASSFFLGGVALVVLRWPRIGMLVESYGFVLLFKSFFPMAFGFLGTVLNMPFLTTLFNYSGSSSSMV from the exons ATGAGGAGCTGGAGAG AAATTGGTGTGGGTTTGTCAGGCTTCGGCATATTCTTCCTGCTGTTTGGAGTGTTGCTGTACTTTGACTCTGTCTTGCTGGCATTTGGTAAC attttGTTCCTGACTGGATTGGCCTGCATCATTGGTCTGAGAAGAACTGCTCACTTCTTTTTCCAGAGACAAAAGTTTAGAGCATCCTCCTTTTTCCTGGGTGGTGTGGCTCTAGTTGTGCTCCGATGGCCACGCATAGGCATGCTCGTGGAGAGTTACGGCTTTGTGCTTCTGTTTAA GTCATTCTTTCCAATGGCTTTTGGATTTCTTGGAACCGTATTGAACATGCCATTCCTTACTACA CTATTTAATTACTCAGGAAGCAGTTCCTCCATGGTCTAA